A window from Cryptomeria japonica chromosome 1, Sugi_1.0, whole genome shotgun sequence encodes these proteins:
- the LOC131028539 gene encoding uncharacterized protein LOC131028539, whose amino-acid sequence MVENMIARIWSSDLKERVERQREREIRQMVEGLPTINISENHIRKIADCPICLFNYEVVEAACHLRCHERHIFHRECIQKWLKTKNQCPICRLPAYKWTYWMEAVGDGEIGTHRFSARVWG is encoded by the coding sequence ATGGTAGAAAATATGATTGCGCGAATCTGGTCAAGCGATCTGAAAGAAAGAGtagagagacagagggagagagagataagacAAATGGTAGAAGGACTGCCCACCATAAACATTTCAGAGAATCATATTAGAAAAATTGCTGATTGTCCAATTTGTTTATTCAATTATGAAGTGGTAGAAGCAGCATGCCATTTGCGTTGTCATGAACGCCACATATTTCACAGGGAATGTATTCAAAAATGGTTGAAGACGAAAAACCAGTGTCCCATATGCAGGTTGCCAGCATATAAATGGACATATTGGATGGAAGCTGTTGGAGATGGAGAAATCGGTACACACAGATTTTCAGCTCGTGTTTGGGGATAA